From one Oncorhynchus clarkii lewisi isolate Uvic-CL-2024 chromosome 6, UVic_Ocla_1.0, whole genome shotgun sequence genomic stretch:
- the LOC139411921 gene encoding endonuclease G, mitochondrial translates to MYRVICSKWFISGVSLTVGAAIGASLNGDSTNRCINPSHGLLNRVPVIPIPSVDAATDLTTYQGGGQMVGSRSTAAMKYGFPSLANIKTRESYVTSYDPRNRTAAWVIEQLSPDGLTGPSDRKLCDFKEDDTVHVYHRATNADYRGSGFDRGHLAAAANHKWNQKAMDDTFYLSNVSPQNPNLNQNAWNNLEQYCRSLTKHYMNVFVCTGPLYLPRQEPDGKMYVKYQVMGRNHVAVPTHFFKVVILEKQRGEVELRSYVMPNTPVDNKIPLERFLVPIESIERASGLLFVPNIMKRTNSLLAITAGGK, encoded by the exons ATGTATCGTGTTATCTGTTCTAAGTGGTTTATCTCCGGCGTGTCCTTGACTGTGGGAGCGGCTATTGGTGCGTCTCTGAATGGAGATTCGACGAATAGATGCATAAATCCGAGCCATGGATTACTCAATCGAGTACCCGTTATTCCTATTCCAAGTGTGGACGCAGCAACCGACCTTACCACGTACCAAGGAGGCGGTCAAATGGTAGGGTCCCGATCAACAGCTGCAATGAAGTACGGCTTCCCATCTCTCGCCAATATCAAGACGAGGGAGTCCTACGTGACATCTTATGATCCCAGAAACAGGACTGCTGCATGGGTTATAGAGCAACTCAGTCCTGATGGCTTGACAGGACCTTCAGATAGGAAATTGTGCGACTTTAAAGAGGATGATACGGTGCACGTATACCACAGGGCTACCAATGCAGACTACAGAGGCAGTGGATTTGACAGGGGGCATTTGGCAGCAGCAGCCAATCACAAATGGAATCAAAAGGCAATGGATGACACGTTCTATCTCAGTAATGTCTCACCACAG AACCCAAATTTAAATCAAAATGCATGGAACAACTTGGAGCAGTACTGCCGTTCACTTACCAAGCACTacatgaatgtgtttgtgtgcacggGACCACTTTATCTGCCCAG ACAGGAACCAGATGGGAAAATGTATGTGAAGTACCAGGTGATGGGGAGGAACCATGTGGCGGTCCCCACCCATTTCTTCAAGGTGGTGATCCTGGAGAagcagaggggagaggtggagctGCGCTCGTATGTGATGCCCAACACACCTGTGGATAACAAGATTCCTCTGGAGCGCTTCCTGGTGCCCATCGAGAGCATTGAGAGAGCCTCAGGACTGCTCTTTGTACCCAACATTATGAAGAGGACAAACAGCCTGCTGGCTATCACTGCTGGAGGCAAATGA